The Croceicoccus marinus genome contains a region encoding:
- a CDS encoding NUDIX hydrolase produces the protein MELDDRPDLAQRLKDAIPAATLIAMRPSASGGPDEILVVERSSRLAFAGGMIAFPGGRVEAADGVLAQRLAPGLPPAEASARVAALRETFEETGLLCGLRGDADFSELARARAELLAGAEFAALLADRGWALDPAALMPFARWCPPAEIVLARRFDARFYLVQAPAGAPVSPDRTENAASFWASAGALIEDAEGGRLKILGPTRATLMRLAMGRGFADARASALEFPVREILPVVRSEGDERWAGVPPGHGYPDVDFRLR, from the coding sequence ATGGAGCTTGATGACAGGCCCGATCTGGCGCAGCGGCTGAAGGATGCGATCCCAGCAGCGACGCTGATCGCGATGCGTCCTTCCGCCTCTGGCGGGCCGGACGAGATCCTTGTGGTCGAACGATCGTCCCGCCTGGCCTTTGCCGGCGGGATGATTGCATTTCCGGGCGGGCGCGTCGAAGCGGCGGACGGCGTGCTGGCGCAAAGGCTGGCGCCCGGACTGCCGCCGGCCGAAGCCTCCGCCCGCGTGGCGGCGCTGCGCGAAACCTTCGAGGAAACCGGCCTGCTGTGCGGGCTGCGCGGCGATGCCGACTTTTCCGAACTTGCGCGGGCGCGCGCCGAATTGCTGGCGGGTGCGGAGTTCGCAGCGCTGCTGGCGGATCGCGGCTGGGCGCTGGACCCGGCCGCGCTGATGCCCTTCGCGCGCTGGTGCCCGCCTGCCGAAATCGTGCTGGCGCGCCGTTTCGATGCGCGCTTCTATCTCGTGCAGGCACCCGCGGGTGCGCCCGTCTCTCCCGACCGGACCGAGAATGCGGCCAGCTTCTGGGCCAGCGCAGGCGCGCTGATCGAGGATGCGGAAGGAGGCAGGCTGAAGATCCTGGGCCCTACGCGCGCGACGCTGATGCGGCTTGCCATGGGCCGGGGGTTTGCCGACGCCAGGGCGAGCGCGCTTGAATTTCCGGTGCGCGAGATCCTGCCCGTCGTTCGCAGCGAAGGCGACGAGCGCTGGGCGGGCGTGCCCCCCGGCCATGGCTATCCCGACGTGGACTTCCGCCTGCGTTGA
- the grxD gene encoding Grx4 family monothiol glutaredoxin, producing MSDTNDRIKDIVSKDDVVLFMKGTPLFPQCGFSSRAVAILEHCGVAYGSVDVLQDMEIRQGIKAYSEWPTIPQLYVKGEFVGGSDIMMEMFEAGELQTLMNEQGCAKAE from the coding sequence ATGTCCGACACCAATGACCGCATCAAGGATATCGTCAGCAAAGACGATGTCGTCCTGTTCATGAAAGGCACGCCGCTGTTCCCCCAGTGCGGGTTTTCCAGCCGCGCGGTCGCCATCCTCGAGCATTGCGGCGTGGCCTATGGATCGGTCGACGTGCTGCAGGACATGGAAATCCGGCAGGGCATCAAGGCCTATTCCGAATGGCCGACCATTCCGCAGCTTTATGTCAAAGGCGAATTCGTCGGCGGCAGCGACATCATGATGGAGATGTTCGAGGCCGGCGAACTGCAGACGCTGATGAACGAGCAGGGCTGCGCCAAGGCCGAATAG
- a CDS encoding BolA family protein, whose amino-acid sequence MAMQADEIERLIRDAIPDADVTIRDLAGDGDHYAAHVVSPSFAGMTRVKQHKAVYDALGGRMGGELHALQLTTAVPN is encoded by the coding sequence ATGGCGATGCAGGCAGACGAGATCGAGCGCCTTATCCGCGATGCCATTCCCGATGCGGACGTCACCATCCGCGATCTGGCGGGCGACGGCGATCATTATGCGGCGCATGTGGTGTCGCCCTCTTTCGCCGGGATGACGCGCGTGAAGCAGCACAAGGCGGTCTATGATGCACTGGGCGGGCGCATGGGCGGGGAACTCCACGCCTTGCAACTGACCACCGCGGTTCCCAATTGA
- a CDS encoding DUF1476 domain-containing protein produces MTDFNDRRRAEEAKAAMDEEMLFRVTARRNRLVGEWAAGLMGLSDVETEAYRKAVVQADFEEAGDEDVIRKVLGDLTSAGVDTDDAMVRAALDEKMIEARRQLMSES; encoded by the coding sequence ATGACCGATTTCAACGACCGCCGCCGCGCCGAGGAAGCCAAGGCCGCGATGGACGAGGAAATGCTGTTCCGCGTGACCGCGCGCCGCAACCGGCTGGTGGGCGAATGGGCCGCCGGGCTGATGGGCCTGTCTGATGTCGAGACCGAGGCCTATCGCAAGGCAGTGGTCCAGGCCGATTTCGAGGAAGCGGGCGACGAGGACGTGATCCGCAAGGTGCTGGGCGACCTGACCAGCGCGGGCGTCGATACCGACGACGCGATGGTGCGCGCCGCGCTGGACGAGAAGATGATCGAGGCGCGCCGCCAGCTGATGAGCGAGAGCTGA
- the leuD gene encoding 3-isopropylmalate dehydratase small subunit gives MDKIDRIEGRAIPFGAKNVDTDVIIPARWLKTITREGLGEGAFETVRAKDGNVFDDPRFEGAPILIAGDNFGCGSSREHAAWALLDMGITAVIAPSFSDIFAGNAFKNGILTVALPQEQVDRLLDVAASDEIAIDLEHCTVTTPFQDRFTFEIDPFRRHCLLEGLDEVGLTMARQDAISAYEAKAAGDLSFLSGPRDKAA, from the coding sequence ATGGACAAGATTGACCGGATCGAAGGGCGGGCCATCCCGTTCGGAGCGAAGAACGTCGATACCGACGTCATCATCCCCGCGCGCTGGCTGAAGACCATCACCCGCGAGGGGCTGGGCGAAGGCGCGTTCGAGACGGTGCGCGCGAAGGACGGCAATGTCTTCGACGATCCGCGCTTCGAAGGCGCGCCGATCCTGATCGCGGGCGACAATTTCGGCTGCGGTTCCAGCCGCGAGCATGCCGCCTGGGCGCTGCTCGACATGGGGATCACGGCGGTGATCGCGCCCAGCTTTTCCGACATATTCGCGGGCAATGCGTTCAAGAACGGGATCCTGACCGTCGCGCTGCCGCAGGAGCAGGTCGACCGCCTTCTGGACGTGGCGGCGAGCGACGAGATCGCCATCGACCTTGAACATTGCACCGTCACCACGCCGTTCCAGGACCGCTTCACGTTCGAGATCGATCCGTTCCGCCGCCACTGCCTGCTGGAAGGACTGGACGAGGTCGGGCTGACCATGGCGCGCCAGGACGCGATTTCCGCCTATGAGGCGAAGGCCGCGGGCGATCTTTCGTTTCTTTCCGGTCCGCGCGACAAGGCGGCCTGA
- a CDS encoding isopropylmalate isomerase: MSEDNSWTSKAAMAGAAIGSAALAAAVMYASRRMERAKKKDRPAASVPSGENPETD, translated from the coding sequence ATGAGCGAAGACAACAGCTGGACTTCCAAGGCCGCCATGGCAGGTGCCGCGATCGGATCGGCCGCATTGGCGGCGGCGGTCATGTACGCCTCGCGCCGGATGGAGCGCGCGAAGAAGAAGGACAGGCCCGCCGCTTCGGTCCCCTCGGGCGAGAATCCCGAGACCGATTGA
- a CDS encoding DNA-deoxyinosine glycosylase, with product MVSQDAAALRKTGFAPVVNADTRLLICGSLPGDRSLAEARYYAHPQNRFWHLLGGAADIPDLPALPYDERLAALLSRGIGLWDVAASGRREGSLDTALRDVERTDLRGLAGILPDLRAVAFNGSAAARIGRRAMAGAGGIALVDLPSSSPAYCAITPAEKQQRWMVLARHLDQGRER from the coding sequence ATGGTGAGCCAAGACGCAGCCGCCCTTCGCAAGACCGGTTTCGCGCCGGTCGTGAATGCCGATACGCGGCTGCTGATCTGCGGCAGCCTGCCGGGAGACCGCTCGCTGGCCGAGGCGCGCTATTACGCGCATCCGCAGAACCGGTTCTGGCATCTGCTTGGCGGCGCGGCAGACATCCCCGACCTGCCTGCCCTGCCCTATGACGAACGGCTGGCCGCGCTGCTTTCGCGCGGCATCGGGCTTTGGGACGTGGCGGCGAGCGGGCGGCGCGAGGGGAGCCTCGACACCGCGCTGCGCGACGTGGAGCGGACCGATCTGCGCGGGCTGGCGGGCATCCTGCCCGACCTGCGCGCGGTCGCCTTCAACGGCAGCGCCGCCGCGCGGATCGGGCGGCGGGCAATGGCGGGAGCAGGCGGCATCGCGCTGGTCGATTTGCCTTCCTCCAGCCCGGCCTATTGCGCGATCACGCCGGCGGAAAAGCAGCAGCGCTGGATGGTGCTGGCGCGCCATCTGGACCAGGGGCGGGAGCGGTGA
- the leuC gene encoding 3-isopropylmalate dehydratase large subunit, with product MTDTPRTLYEKIFDAHVVERRDDGTCLVYIDRHLVHEVTSPQAFEALRMAGRTVRRPDLTLAVPDHNLPTTARRNDAGQRIPIADPASAQQLAALEGNAPSFGIRYIGDADKEQGIVHVVGPEQGFSLPGATIVCGDSHTASHGGLGALAFGIGTSEVEHVLATQTLLLKRSKTMEVRVEGELAPGVTAKDVVMHIIGVTGTAGGTGHVVEYRGKVFEGMSIESRLTVCNMAIEGGARAGLIAPDETTFAYLKGRPMAPKGADWDKALAWWKTLPTDQGAVFDKTVVIDAADIQPTVTWGTSPEDTVAITGSVPDPASFADPSKQAAAQAGLDYMGLEPGMKMTDIEVQNVFIGSCTNSRIEDLRAAAAVLKGRKKAANVTWAIVVPGSGLVKLQAEAEGLDKIFTDAGLEWREPGCSACLGMNPDKVPAGERCASTSNRNFVGRQGPGSRTHLVSPAMAAAAAVTGRLTDVRMLGAAETEPA from the coding sequence ATGACCGACACGCCCCGCACCCTGTACGAAAAGATCTTCGACGCCCATGTGGTGGAGCGCCGCGACGACGGCACCTGCCTTGTCTATATCGACCGCCACCTCGTCCACGAGGTGACGAGCCCGCAGGCGTTCGAGGCGCTGCGCATGGCGGGCCGCACGGTGCGCCGCCCCGATCTGACGCTGGCGGTGCCCGACCACAACCTGCCGACCACCGCGCGGCGCAACGATGCGGGCCAGCGCATCCCCATCGCCGATCCCGCCAGCGCGCAGCAGCTGGCCGCGCTGGAGGGCAATGCGCCTTCGTTCGGGATTCGCTATATTGGCGACGCGGACAAGGAACAGGGCATCGTGCATGTCGTGGGGCCGGAGCAGGGATTCTCTCTACCGGGCGCGACCATCGTGTGCGGCGATTCGCATACGGCCAGCCACGGCGGGCTGGGCGCGCTGGCGTTCGGGATCGGCACCAGCGAGGTCGAGCATGTGCTGGCGACGCAGACGCTGCTGCTGAAGCGGTCGAAGACCATGGAAGTGCGCGTGGAGGGCGAGCTGGCCCCCGGCGTGACCGCCAAGGATGTCGTCATGCATATCATCGGCGTGACAGGCACGGCGGGCGGCACCGGCCATGTCGTCGAATATCGCGGCAAGGTGTTCGAGGGCATGAGCATCGAGAGCCGCCTGACCGTGTGCAACATGGCGATCGAGGGCGGCGCGCGCGCGGGGCTTATCGCCCCGGACGAGACGACCTTTGCCTATCTGAAGGGCCGCCCGATGGCGCCCAAGGGTGCCGACTGGGACAAGGCGCTGGCATGGTGGAAGACGCTGCCCACTGACCAGGGTGCGGTGTTCGACAAGACCGTGGTGATCGACGCCGCCGACATCCAGCCAACCGTCACCTGGGGCACCAGCCCCGAGGATACCGTCGCGATCACCGGCAGCGTGCCCGATCCCGCCAGCTTTGCCGATCCGTCGAAGCAGGCCGCGGCGCAGGCCGGCCTCGACTACATGGGGCTGGAGCCGGGCATGAAGATGACCGATATCGAGGTGCAGAACGTCTTCATCGGCAGCTGCACCAACAGCCGGATCGAGGATCTGCGCGCCGCCGCCGCCGTGCTGAAGGGGCGCAAGAAGGCCGCCAATGTGACATGGGCCATCGTGGTGCCCGGATCGGGACTGGTCAAGCTGCAGGCCGAGGCCGAGGGGCTGGACAAGATCTTCACCGACGCAGGCCTCGAATGGCGCGAGCCGGGCTGTTCGGCCTGTCTTGGCATGAACCCCGACAAGGTGCCCGCGGGCGAGCGCTGCGCCTCGACCTCGAACCGCAATTTCGTGGGTCGTCAGGGTCCGGGGTCTCGCACCCATCTGGTCAGCCCCGCGATGGCGGCGGCGGCGGCGGTGACGGGCCGGCTGACCGATGTGCGCATGCTGGGCGCGGCGGAGACGGAACCGGCGTGA
- a CDS encoding sterol desaturase family protein, which translates to MSILAKIAITLAACAAMEGVAWASHKYIMHGWGWGWHRDHHERHDNFLEKNDLYALVGAAMSIAMFALGSPLVMGASAWEPATWIGMGILLYGVIYTLVHDGLVHQRWFRYVPRGGYLKRLVQAHHLHHATQSKEGGVSFGFVIARSPAALKRDLKAQREAGRAVLREGAGV; encoded by the coding sequence ATGTCGATCCTTGCCAAGATAGCAATCACGCTTGCCGCCTGCGCCGCGATGGAAGGCGTCGCCTGGGCCAGCCACAAGTACATCATGCACGGCTGGGGCTGGGGCTGGCACCGCGACCACCACGAACGGCACGACAATTTTCTCGAAAAGAACGATCTCTACGCCCTGGTCGGCGCAGCCATGAGCATCGCGATGTTCGCGCTGGGCAGCCCGCTGGTCATGGGCGCGTCGGCGTGGGAGCCCGCGACATGGATCGGCATGGGCATATTGCTGTACGGCGTGATCTACACGCTGGTGCACGACGGCCTCGTCCATCAGCGCTGGTTCCGCTACGTCCCGCGCGGCGGTTATCTGAAACGGCTGGTCCAGGCCCACCACCTCCACCACGCCACGCAGTCGAAGGAAGGCGGCGTCAGCTTCGGCTTCGTCATCGCGCGCAGCCCGGCAGCCCTGAAACGCGACCTGAAGGCCCAGCGCGAAGCTGGCAGGGCGGTATTGCGCGAAGGCGCGGGGGTTTAG
- a CDS encoding chorismate mutase: MTDERTMDEAAPDAVLAAFRKSIDNIDAALIHILAERFRITQAVGEYKAKAALPPADPTREQRQIERLRALAAEADLDPEFSEKFLRFVIDEVIRHHERAAAAKG; encoded by the coding sequence ATGACCGACGAACGCACCATGGACGAAGCCGCGCCCGATGCGGTGCTGGCCGCCTTTCGCAAGAGCATCGACAATATCGATGCGGCGCTGATCCACATCCTGGCCGAACGCTTTCGGATCACGCAGGCGGTGGGCGAATACAAGGCGAAGGCCGCCCTGCCCCCCGCCGACCCGACCCGCGAGCAGCGCCAGATCGAACGCCTGCGCGCTTTGGCGGCGGAAGCGGACCTGGATCCGGAATTTTCGGAGAAGTTCCTGCGCTTCGTGATCGACGAGGTGATCCGGCATCATGAGCGGGCCGCGGCGGCGAAGGGTTGA
- a CDS encoding polyprenyl synthetase family protein: MTATVHTLPRSDASLAPILALTADGMNHVNAIILDRMQSKIPLIPALAGHLIAGGGKRMRPMLTLASAALLEYEGARHYKLAAVVEFIHTATLLHDDVVDGSDMRRGKQAANVVFGNPAAVLVGDFLFSRSFELMTEDGSLRVLKILSGASAIIAEGEVDQLTAQRQLETSEERYLQIVGAKTAALFAAACRIAAVVAERDAKIEQALDDYGRNLGIAFQLVDDAIDYDSEVAESGKDKGDDFRDGKMTLPVILAYARGSEDERAFWREAMSGKRTSDEDLAHAISLIARHDAVNDTRERAKHFANRAIDAISGFPANPARAAMIEAVQFAVARRF, translated from the coding sequence GTGACTGCGACTGTCCATACCCTCCCGCGAAGCGACGCTTCCCTCGCGCCCATCCTTGCCCTGACGGCCGATGGCATGAACCATGTCAATGCGATCATCCTCGATCGGATGCAGTCGAAAATCCCGCTTATTCCGGCGCTTGCAGGCCATCTGATCGCGGGCGGGGGCAAGCGGATGCGTCCGATGCTCACCCTCGCCAGCGCCGCGCTGCTGGAATACGAAGGCGCGCGCCATTACAAGCTGGCCGCCGTGGTCGAGTTCATCCACACCGCCACGCTGCTGCATGACGACGTCGTCGACGGATCCGACATGCGCCGCGGCAAGCAGGCCGCCAATGTCGTGTTCGGCAATCCCGCCGCCGTGCTGGTCGGCGACTTCCTGTTCTCGCGCAGTTTCGAGCTGATGACCGAGGATGGCAGCCTGCGCGTGCTCAAGATCCTGTCGGGCGCCAGCGCGATCATCGCCGAGGGCGAGGTCGACCAGCTGACGGCCCAAAGACAATTGGAGACGAGCGAGGAGCGCTATCTCCAGATCGTGGGCGCGAAGACCGCCGCGCTGTTCGCCGCCGCCTGCCGCATTGCCGCGGTGGTCGCCGAACGCGATGCCAAGATCGAGCAGGCGCTCGACGATTACGGCCGCAACCTCGGCATCGCGTTCCAGCTGGTCGACGACGCGATCGACTACGATTCCGAAGTCGCCGAAAGCGGCAAGGACAAGGGCGACGATTTCCGCGACGGCAAGATGACGCTGCCCGTGATCCTGGCCTATGCCCGCGGGTCCGAGGACGAGCGCGCGTTCTGGCGCGAGGCGATGAGCGGCAAGCGCACGTCGGACGAAGACCTTGCCCATGCGATCTCGCTGATCGCCAGGCACGACGCGGTGAACGACACGCGCGAACGGGCCAAGCATTTCGCCAATCGCGCGATCGACGCGATCTCGGGCTTTCCCGCCAATCCGGCCCGCGCCGCGATGATAGAGGCGGTGCAATTCGCGGTGGCGCGCCGCTTCTGA
- the hrpB gene encoding ATP-dependent helicase HrpB → MSLPVQEILPDLLAALRAGPNAVLVAPPGAGKTTAVPPALIDQPWCSGQVWVLSPRRVAARAAAERMAQMLNEKPGETIGYRTRMDSKTGAKTRVVVMTEAIFVNAIAQDPELAGVSAVLFDEAHERHLDSDLGLALALQTQEVLREDLRLLVMSATIDGARFAALMGPDTPVLESAGKAWPLELRWLGSDPARRIEDRMASALLTAWRETANEPGGDILAFLPGVGEIERVRERLEERLAGTPILPLHGQCEPAAQREAIRKDAQGRRRIVLATAIAETSLTLDGVSVVVDSGLSRHATFDVAAGTSHLVTRQSSRAASDQCAGRAARQQAGTAYRLWEEAAHAGRPAYDPPEITTADLAPLVLTLARIGERDPAALRWLDGPPAALVSGARERLRALGALDADNRVTPFGEALASLPMDPVHGALVLHGARAGEAEAAARLALLLQERALGGRGEDLHQRLMRWDGQGGGKPEQARKLAAGWARRAATIVERCRHAPGGHPGLHLALAMPGHVARRRDASGENWISAGGRGFILDPTSPLARGEWLAIGDAQGQAKGARITAAWPLEEAEVEQALGRQIERRHLLRWNAGEQRVEARQERRLGAITLATGPDPDPDAEAIVDLLVEKLLEDPAKHLPQALLARARHAGIDAFAPEALAGSAELWARPLLGKRRDLKLPKGALTDALLNLLDWDQRQALDRLAPREFVTPAGTHHAIDYESDGAPQVEVRVQALFGLDRHPMIGPKGQDTPLLLHLTSPAGRPLQATRDLPGFWRGSWADVAKDMKGRYPRHRWPDRPWEEAPSLKTKNAFERGR, encoded by the coding sequence ATGAGCCTGCCTGTTCAAGAAATCCTGCCCGACCTGCTGGCCGCGCTGCGTGCCGGCCCGAACGCGGTGCTGGTCGCGCCGCCCGGCGCGGGCAAGACCACCGCGGTTCCACCCGCGCTGATCGACCAGCCGTGGTGTTCGGGACAGGTCTGGGTCCTGTCCCCCCGGCGCGTCGCCGCCCGTGCCGCCGCCGAACGCATGGCGCAGATGCTGAACGAAAAGCCGGGCGAGACCATCGGCTATCGCACCCGCATGGACAGCAAGACCGGCGCGAAAACCCGCGTGGTCGTCATGACCGAGGCGATCTTCGTCAACGCTATCGCGCAGGACCCCGAACTGGCGGGCGTCTCCGCCGTGCTGTTCGACGAGGCGCATGAACGCCATCTCGATTCCGACCTCGGCCTCGCGCTGGCGCTGCAGACGCAGGAGGTGCTGCGCGAGGATCTGCGCCTGCTGGTGATGAGCGCCACCATCGACGGCGCGCGCTTCGCGGCGCTGATGGGCCCCGATACCCCGGTGCTGGAAAGCGCAGGAAAAGCCTGGCCGCTGGAACTGCGCTGGCTGGGCAGCGACCCCGCCCGCCGGATCGAGGACCGCATGGCAAGCGCGCTGCTGACCGCATGGCGCGAAACAGCCAATGAACCCGGCGGCGACATCCTCGCCTTCCTCCCCGGCGTGGGCGAGATCGAGCGTGTGCGCGAACGGCTCGAGGAACGGCTGGCCGGCACGCCGATCCTGCCGCTCCACGGCCAGTGCGAACCCGCCGCCCAGCGCGAGGCGATCCGCAAGGACGCGCAGGGCCGCCGCCGCATCGTGCTGGCCACTGCCATCGCGGAAACCTCGCTGACATTGGACGGCGTATCGGTGGTGGTCGATTCGGGCCTGTCCCGCCACGCGACTTTCGACGTGGCGGCGGGCACCAGCCATCTCGTCACCCGCCAGTCCAGCCGCGCCGCGTCCGACCAGTGCGCAGGCCGCGCCGCGCGCCAGCAGGCAGGCACCGCCTATCGCCTGTGGGAAGAGGCCGCCCACGCGGGCCGCCCCGCCTACGACCCGCCCGAGATCACCACTGCCGATCTCGCCCCGCTGGTGCTGACCCTGGCGCGTATCGGAGAGCGTGATCCCGCCGCGCTGCGCTGGCTCGACGGACCGCCCGCCGCTTTGGTGTCGGGCGCGCGCGAACGATTGCGGGCCCTGGGCGCGCTGGATGCCGATAACCGCGTCACCCCGTTCGGCGAGGCTTTGGCCAGCCTGCCGATGGACCCTGTGCATGGCGCGCTGGTCCTCCATGGCGCACGCGCGGGCGAAGCCGAAGCGGCGGCACGGCTGGCCCTTCTGCTGCAGGAACGCGCGCTTGGCGGACGGGGCGAGGATCTTCACCAGCGCCTGATGCGCTGGGACGGGCAGGGCGGGGGCAAGCCGGAGCAGGCACGCAAGCTGGCCGCAGGCTGGGCCAGGCGCGCCGCCACTATCGTGGAACGCTGCCGACACGCCCCGGGCGGTCACCCCGGCCTCCATCTCGCGCTCGCCATGCCCGGCCATGTGGCCCGGCGCCGCGACGCCAGCGGCGAGAACTGGATCAGCGCGGGCGGGCGCGGCTTCATCCTCGATCCCACGTCGCCCCTGGCGCGCGGCGAGTGGCTGGCGATCGGCGACGCACAGGGCCAGGCGAAAGGCGCGCGCATCACGGCAGCATGGCCGCTGGAGGAAGCCGAGGTCGAGCAGGCATTGGGCCGCCAGATCGAACGCCGCCATCTTCTCCGCTGGAACGCGGGCGAACAGCGGGTCGAGGCGCGGCAGGAACGCAGGCTGGGCGCGATCACGCTGGCGACCGGGCCCGACCCCGACCCCGATGCCGAGGCGATTGTGGACCTCCTTGTGGAAAAGCTGTTGGAGGATCCGGCAAAACATCTTCCGCAGGCGCTGCTCGCCCGCGCGCGCCATGCGGGGATCGATGCGTTCGCGCCCGAAGCGCTGGCCGGATCCGCCGAACTCTGGGCGCGCCCGCTGCTGGGCAAAAGGCGCGACCTGAAACTGCCGAAAGGCGCGCTGACCGATGCGCTGCTGAACCTGCTCGACTGGGACCAGCGGCAGGCGCTCGACCGGCTGGCCCCGCGCGAATTCGTGACGCCTGCGGGCACGCATCATGCCATCGATTACGAAAGCGACGGAGCGCCGCAGGTCGAGGTGCGCGTGCAGGCGCTGTTCGGCCTCGACCGCCATCCGATGATCGGGCCGAAGGGGCAGGACACGCCGCTGCTGCTCCACCTGACCAGCCCCGCGGGCCGCCCGCTTCAGGCGACGCGCGACCTGCCCGGTTTCTGGCGCGGCAGCTGGGCCGACGTCGCCAAGGACATGAAGGGCCGCTATCCCAGGCACCGCTGGCCCGACCGCCCGTGGGAGGAAGCCCCCAGCCTCAAGACGAAGAACGCGTTCGAGCGGGGACGCTGA
- a CDS encoding ETC complex I subunit, with protein MPARIYQRPKNAMQSGKARTSDWVLDFVPAEAKRPDPLMGWAGSGDTQQQVQLSFPDKDAAVAYAEKYGIDAHVIATPPKRLKIQAYADNFR; from the coding sequence ATGCCAGCACGTATCTATCAGCGCCCCAAGAACGCCATGCAATCGGGCAAGGCCCGCACCTCCGACTGGGTGCTCGATTTCGTACCGGCAGAGGCGAAGCGCCCGGACCCGCTGATGGGCTGGGCCGGGTCGGGCGACACGCAGCAGCAGGTGCAGCTGTCGTTCCCCGACAAGGACGCGGCGGTCGCCTATGCCGAGAAATACGGCATCGACGCGCATGTCATCGCCACCCCGCCCAAGCGGCTGAAGATCCAGGCCTACGCCGACAATTTCCGCTAG
- a CDS encoding NAD(P)/FAD-dependent oxidoreductase → MTDRYDAMIMGAGAAGMMCAMRAGQRGKRVLVIEKTAKPGAKILISGGGRCNFTNIHTAPDRFLSANPHFVKSALSRYTARDFLSLVEAHGIEWHEKTLGQLFCDGSARQIVDMLVDEVERAGGTFALGQDIASISHDGENYAAQTQDGIFTAPKLVIATGGPSIPKMGATGFAYDLARQFGLKVVEPRPALVPLTLKGEDLLFRELSGVSSDVTAIAGKTRFREAALFTHRGLSGPAILQISSYWRPGESIAIDFFPDRPADWLLTAKREQPRRMFRNLLAEALPERLAAVLAEKLELDGPLQELADKRLRAAQERLARWPFTPSGSEGFAKAEVTIGGIATAELSSQTMESKKRPGLYAIGEAVDVTGWLGGYNFQWAWASGYACGEAI, encoded by the coding sequence ATGACCGACCGGTATGACGCCATGATAATGGGCGCAGGCGCGGCGGGCATGATGTGCGCCATGCGCGCGGGCCAGCGCGGAAAGCGCGTGCTGGTGATCGAAAAGACCGCGAAACCCGGCGCCAAGATCCTGATCTCGGGCGGCGGTCGGTGCAATTTCACCAATATCCACACCGCGCCCGACCGCTTCCTCTCGGCCAATCCGCATTTCGTGAAATCGGCGCTCAGCCGCTACACGGCGCGCGACTTCCTCAGCCTTGTCGAGGCGCATGGCATCGAATGGCACGAAAAGACGCTGGGCCAGCTGTTCTGCGACGGCTCGGCGCGCCAGATCGTCGACATGCTGGTGGACGAGGTCGAGCGCGCAGGCGGCACATTCGCGCTGGGGCAGGACATCGCGTCCATCAGCCACGACGGCGAAAACTACGCGGCCCAAACGCAGGACGGCATTTTCACCGCGCCAAAGCTGGTGATCGCCACCGGCGGGCCGTCGATCCCCAAGATGGGCGCGACCGGCTTCGCCTATGACCTTGCTCGCCAGTTCGGCCTGAAAGTCGTCGAACCGCGCCCCGCGCTGGTCCCGCTGACGCTGAAGGGCGAGGACCTGCTGTTCCGCGAACTGTCGGGCGTATCCAGCGACGTCACCGCCATCGCGGGCAAGACGCGGTTCCGCGAGGCGGCGCTATTCACCCACCGCGGCCTGTCCGGCCCCGCGATCCTGCAGATCTCCAGCTACTGGCGGCCGGGTGAGAGCATCGCCATCGACTTCTTCCCCGATCGCCCCGCCGACTGGCTCCTCACCGCCAAGCGCGAACAGCCGCGCCGCATGTTCCGCAACCTGCTGGCCGAGGCGCTGCCCGAACGGCTCGCCGCCGTCCTTGCGGAGAAGCTCGAACTCGACGGCCCGCTGCAGGAACTGGCCGACAAGCGTCTGCGCGCCGCGCAGGAACGCCTTGCGCGCTGGCCCTTCACCCCCAGCGGCAGCGAAGGCTTTGCCAAGGCCGAGGTCACAATCGGCGGCATCGCCACCGCCGAATTGTCCTCGCAGACCATGGAATCCAAAAAGCGCCCCGGCCTCTATGCCATCGGCGAGGCGGTGGACGTCACCGGCTGGCTCGGCGGCTATAACTTCCAGTGGGCGTGGGCCAGCGGCTACGCTTGCGGCGAGGCGATCTAG